The sequence acctatgcaaataatcaaactagaatgtgcaaactaggttttgtctaagtgttgctatctctaccgcaatgtctaagtttcaatcctaaacaatctaagtataaagacaagattgaaacttaaatacttattaTAAATGCGAAAGCTAAAgaacaaggtagagatgcaaactcacgtggatgacgccggtatttttaccgaggtatccggaaccacacaaggttccgactaatcctctttggtgcccctacacaaagggaagcccacgcgagggccaagcaccacggtcgagtaactccatagagagacgCGGtacttctccacgtgcaagtggtgctccgcttcaggctcctctcggacgctccccgtcgtctccactatttagcttccggccgaaaacgacgcgggccttgttccctccggtacacggtggcggccgtgacacaaactcggttgtcacggtctcgcaagacttttgtcccactcgatacaattacaacggctcgcgcaagagccgaggggttgtgtgttttttctaaactcactcaactaactaggattcacctagagcaagcgctaaagtggtctaactaacataagcacttcgcaaagcaccttcgctaatcaccgagtgattctattaagcacttgggtataTGAGCACttaggaatgtctactatatgcctttgtatgtttcttgggctcccatACCTTGAAATGACCGGTTGGGGTGGAATTTATAGGCCCTAAgacaattctagccgttggagaaaagttgctgctctctgtggcacaccggacagtcgtgGGCTTAAGCAGATGTCCGGCTACCACGAACCACTCATGAGGAGGAAACTCTCTGGGTCGCCCGACGGGTATGTGTGCCCACATCCACAGCTGTAGTAGGTAGACACATCCACCTAAGCTGGCGGTCCTCGACGAACGACGACAAGCCTCGCAAAGTTGCCTGTACAGGAAGGCCAACACTGCTGAAGCCCAGCTGTAACCTCCGGTCGTATCCCAGTCAGTCAGGCAGGGCAGAAACATCCATGACACGCTGTCGCCTGTCGCGTCTGGAAAAAGAACTGAACCAAAGAGATGGagaatccaagctcgacaatggtatCCAACTGTCTGCTCGTCTGCACCAGGTGGACACTGCCCAAAGGTCTGCCTAAGCCAGGTCAGTGGGACTCCGGTGTTGTGGCTACCTCGTAGCTCATCCGGAAGCAGTCTCCCAAGAAAGGCCTCCACCCTCTGCCTCCAACCGCCTGGTGAtgcctgaccggtcactggacgaccAATAATGCTGAGACCAAGAATCTTCTGGCAATCTTCAAGCGTCACGGTCATCTCACCGCAGGGAAGGTGGAAAGTGTGAGTCTCTGGCCGCCACCTATTGGAAGACAAACGAATACAAAATCATTAGTATGCAAAGTAGATTTGATAATTGTAAATATTAAACAACTAGAGAAGTCTTTACCTGTCGACCAGAGCCGTCAACGCCGCTGGGTTGAAAGTGGGCAGCCCACGACGGACCTGGTACGATAAGACGTCCAAGCGAGCCCTCTATAGGAGAGGAGTGTACCTCTCATCGTACCTCATCTCCTCCAGAAACCGGTCGTGTGTCCGGACCCGCAGAACGGGCAACACCTAGCAATCAAAAGAATTTTCATTAGTCAAATATAGGTCGCATATATTAATTCGAAAATTTAATTTATGTGCAAAATATTACCTCTCCCTCCGCGGTGAGACGGCCCCTGTGGTGCTCGTCGTAGTGAGGGTCCAGCAAGTGGAACTGCGCCATCCTGCAAATTAAGATATCAACATATTAGAATATAAGTTGTGTATAAAGTGTAACAAAAACATCGACATATTAGAATAAAATTTGTGTATAAAAAATAtatcacacctgactaagtgtccaaatgcatgtacgtgagttgtggccaagtctaccgcattttccgcattcattctgctctgggtccacgagaaagggggacgctcgacctctcctactgcgaccggaaacctgatccataaccatgttgcaccggctccttttcctactaccacgattgtcccatcgatgcgctggatcagcaacgtatactggaccggtgtacgttggccattgtgactcatcaagaaatggctcaaaacgagggctccaggtacgtactaagctctctacactgaactcagaaggtattctgctctcaaatgcaaagttacgatgacgtgcggccgcaacataatgagaacatggaaaatggtattgtctaggtttaccacatccgcacgagaatgcatcaagtaacacgacatgtgtcctcgaaggtcgcacctcaccgtcggaagttatgccgcctagtgttgttacctcgtatttacccaactcctcatcaaagcattgtacttcatgtctatgggcacgttcctttgcattattaaggtgtgatgttggtttaggtgcccatctctgccctcgggtctgcattgccttggcctgcgcgtgtctatcattaaaccaagccacaagcctataaaaagtgaatgttactatagcattgactggcatgccccgtatacccttgagcacactgttaaatgactcggccatgttgctagtctgaaactcgaaccgccagccaccttcgtcgtaggcccttgtccatttctgcggttccctcagcaatccagcaatccagttcttaccttcagcatttgttgcatcttttagttccttcaacttatcctcgaaaaacgaaacctccaactgtcgacatacctcctcaaaaagggggaagttagccttgctatgatcctttcgaagaagattttctgctagatgtcgagtgcaccatctgtggtgcatgggtgcgtagccaggaatctgctcttgcactgcattaagaataccttggtgtctgtcagatatgacaccaacctcgcgtccagggcctacgacatggatgcgtacaagccgcaagaaccaagaccaactatctctgttttccctctccaccaaagcaaatgccaaaggaaccagtgcgttgtctgcgtcgcatgatatggcaaccaacaatgtgcccttatacttcccaagcagaaaagtaccatcaatagagagcacgggacgacaatgcctgaaggcctctacgcactgcgagaaacaccagaaagcacgaaaaaatatctctctgccgttcctccattcattaggtgtggggatgtactcgtaatgcatgcctgggttttttgctttcattgcattgaacaatgctggtaacttctcataaccctcctcccaatccccgtatatcatcttccatgctcgctgctttgccctccatgctttcccattttgatcctgtaaccaaacagctccgaagtcatggtcataattgacttcaccttcaagtttggctgacccttcaatatccccaatatccttttcgcaatcagggtagatgtcaactgacgatgcttagagctcagctctgtctgggcacaagtgtgtggacctacaattttggtgatcttaaactttccggtgtccttctgccttcgggcacataccctccaattacattccgacacctcgcacacaacagtgtaacgacgctgtgcatacgaatgtctcaccttgaacggcctcttccggttcacagaatattcctgtagccatcgtctcagtgtaggcgggtccttgaaaagtaagcctaccttaatctcaatgctgtcggcgttatccggagcctctagcagttcatcgtcacgtccttcagcataagcacgggtggaatgacttaaactgctaaattcatgtactgcagggtcttgctccggacacaaacgtcttatgagttcaatttcttgctcggtcatttcttgaaccggacggtcatcatcagaatctaaggcccgtgcagcctcatatggctcctcctcatcctcaatctgaacatcaacactattggatgccctgcatatgttgtccatattatatgacacaggcacatcaagataagcagcattatcgatatgtggagatcctgcatcgggtcggagcaagaaaaaccacattaaaaagtctaatcaaacgaaattacgatggatacgaacaatgtgtcgaagacacttactaggatgatcgtgaactggatcctgggtcaatgggatctcttggggggtaccaccgcattagaagccccacaaacgccaggaagaggacgagaaatcccatactcgtgcggacccgattgagcatcgggcacaacaaccacttcttcatgaagctctaccaaaggagcttcaatacgagatgcatttggcatttgtggagataacccgactggaccatcgcaatgactaacaggtaacttttgaacaaccacatccaaacatggtggaaccatcgtcttcacaattcttaaatatatcacccaatcatcttctgaggtaatggagatcaaccgtcggacaactgttccatatgtaatatgggacaacaaaccctgaattgatattctagggtcgtttatgtcgcaactaatctcctcacaagctcgagccaaaagcttgtcaaaagatggtctttcatcgaacaacatggtcacgatcttcataccatcaaaagtaacactcccataaacatctatctccacccttcctccatggtatagtgttactaggctgtccatctattacaaaaatggattactaactcaataatggctatatacttaagcctactaacttactaagtaataaatatatattaactaataactatatagtaaatattaaatgaacacatcaaacgaaattacataatctataaataatgtacgaaaacaatgtatacctgagaacgcgtacgagtccagctaacggtggagaaggtcaagtcggacgaacacctacgtacaaaaaaacctattgtcaataaaaaatttggcagcacctcccctgtaaagtgatgtttatagaacctgcgaataaacgacaacacgatggttgccaacacagaaaacatgtaatatcaatgcgctaaacaaaatggtaactatataatcactaagaatttactaaacactaaacTAAGAAATTTACTAAACTAAGAAATTAATAAACTAAGAAATTAATCTAAGAAATTTACTAAGAATACACtaaactatataatcactaagaatttactaaactaagaaattaaaaaaaaaataCCGGGCGGTGGCCGACCGTAGCGCGCGGTGGCCGAGCGTTGGCGGAGCTCCGGGCGGTGGCGGCGAGCTCCGAGCGGCAGGGAGCGGGGCGGGCGAGCGGGGCGGGGAACTCCGGGCGAGCTCGGCGGAGCTCCGGGCGGCAGggagcggggcgggcggcgagccggGCCGGCGGCGGCGATTTCGACGGAACGGCGGCGGTGGGTTTTGCGGCGGTAGAAGTGACGCGAACAGAGAAGAAACGCGCAGAGAGAAAGGTAGTTTGCGGGTatttcctagctcggcgccaagatctgtggcaccGAGCTAGGTGTCACGCAGACTGCCACgtcacacagctcggcgccataggctgtggcgccgagctgtgttacctcggcaccACAGCTTATGGCGCCGAGCTTCGGGTCCAAACGTGCAAATAAAATTTCTGAGGGTCCAAACGTAAATTTTTGTCTCGAAAGgggctaaaaaacaaaaaattcgggTTACTGGTCACCGGTGTCCTCGGTCGACACGGAATGACATCTGGGACCACCTGGGCCCACGTGGCGGTGTGATATACTGTATTAGGTAAGACGAGCAGGGTCACAGGCCGTCGCAGCCCACATCGTCGTCTTCGGTTCGTCTCTTCTGTTGCTGGGCTCGTCGCGAGGGTAGCAGAGGCCAGATGAGGGACAGAGCAAGCGAGAGAAGCTGAAGAAACAatttgttttttttctttcttatcGAAACAGCACAGACCAGTGAAAGAGGGAGCGAATTAGCGAAAAGAAGAAGACaatataaaaaataaataaataaataactacACCGAATGCAGCGAGCGAGGTGGAGGTGGGGGAAAAAGGGCGAGGTGACACCGTGACAGAGAGAAGGCGAGGGAGGGATCACGAGGTGTGCTTCCTCCTCCGCCCAATCCTGCCCAACCAAATCCGCCAGCGCCGCCTCCTTTACACTCCCACCTCTGTCCCGGAGCAAAAAAAGGAGGGAGAGGCTCGCTTCTTGGATCGCGGGGTCACGGGACGCGCGCCGCGGGCCGGTACGCTGCTGCTGGCGGACTGCTCGACCCTTGCCTACCAGCTGCTGCCTGCTGCTGCTTCCTTGGCTGGCGCCGGCGAGAGacggaggcgaggcgaggcgaggcgacgaCGATGGACCGGGCGGCGCTCACCGTGGGCCCGGGGATGGACATGCCCATAATGCACGACGGCGACCGCTACGAGCTCGTCCGCGACATCGGCTCCGGCAACTTCGGCGTCGCGCGCCTCATGCGCAACCGCGCCGACGGCCAGCTCGTCGCCGTCAAGTACATCGAGCGAGGCGAGAAGGTTGGTTCTTTTTTGCTACTACTCCCTGCCTGCCTGTGCGTGTCCGGCTCTCCGATACCAACATCATCAACCAAACCAACCGCTGCAGATTGACGAGAACGTGCAGCGGGAGATCATCAACCACCGCTCCCTGCGCCACCCCAACATCATCCGCTTCAAGGAGGTCATCCTCACCCCGACGCACCTCGCCATCGTCATGGAGTACGCCTCCGGCGGGGAGCTCTTCGAGCGCATCTGCAACGCTGGCAGGTTCAGCGAGGACGAGGTCCATTCCTTTTCTTTCGTCTTCTCTCGCTTTCATCAACGCTGCTTGCTCGTGCTGCCTTTCCTCTGTACTTGTGATGACACTCCTGCCCTGTACAACTACAAACATGGTACACTAATCAAACTGTCAAAGCTTCTTTCAGGCGCGTTTCTTTTTCCAGCAACTCATATCAGGGGTCAGCTACTGCCATTCCATGGTactgctccttatcttctttcctTCCAATAACATTTACTACCAAAATATAGCACGTGGATCCGCAATCTTTATACTGTACCGGCCTCATCTGTTTAAAATTGCTCTGTTTTGTGCCTACATTTTTTGTCAAGCAAGTATGCCATCGCGACTTGAAGCTAGAGAACACCCTGTTGGACGGGAGCACCGCGCCTCGCCTCAAGATATGTGATTTTGGCTACTCAAAGGTACTGCTAGATGCTTACAGCTTACACATTTTGGGGGGGAAAGAAACACAGTTTCAATTAACAATGCACACTTTACGCTGTTAGTATACCAAAACGAGGAGTAAAATTATTCTAACTGTAATTAGCAGCCCATGATGTAGTCAAGGAAAAAAATTAACTGAACTCGTCTGCTTATAATTTTAACTCTATCAGTAGAGTAGATACTGTTATCAGGTGCCTTTAAAAAGATGTGGGACATTTGTCTTCAACTGTTGGTCTACTTATACCTCTTTTTTGCATTGCAGTCATCAGTTCTACACTCGCAGCCGAAATCTACAGTGGGAACTCCTGCATACATTGCTCCTGAGGTTCTTCTGAAGAAGGAATACGATGGAAAGGTATCATGTGTATTGTCATTGATTATTCTACATACCGTTTCTATTCATGCACACGTTATTGCTCTCCCCTTAAACAACATGTTTGTGTGGCAACTGGCAAAGCATTTTATACACGCACGGTTTGTAGTCATGTATATGTATAGCAGGAAACTATGTTGGCAAGTTGGAACCCTATGTCAGTCACTAACTCTTCGTTACTGAAAACAAGGTCGCTGATGTGTGGTCATGTGGAGTAACGCTGTACGTGATGCTGGTCGGTGCATATCCATTTGAGGACCCAGATGAGCCTAAGAATTTCAGGAAGACAATTCAGGTTTCCTTTGCAGACTGGTTTACACCAGCGTCTCTCAATTGACTGCTCATCCTGATCAAACGCTGACGAGATCTGCTTGGCAGAGAATATTGGGTGTGCAGTACTCAATTCCAGACTATGTCCACATATCTCCAGAGTGCCAAAATCTTGTCTCTAGGATTTTCGTCGCCGACCCAGCCACCGTGAGTACATGCAGCTTCATAATGTTTCACTAGCTTCTGCACTGCACATGTTTGCTTTTGAACAAATTACTGACGTTACCTATACAGAGGATCACCATCCCTGAGATAAGGAACCATCCATGGTTCTTGAAGAACCTGCCAGCTGACCTAATGGATGACAGCACGATGAGCAAGCAGTACGAGGAGCCTGAGCAACCGATGCAGAGCATGGATGAGATCATGCAGATCCTGGCTGAGGCGACCATTCCAGCAGCTGGTCCCCATGGACTCAATCAGTTCCTGAACGACGGCCTTGACCTCGACGATGACATGGACGACCTGGACTCAGATACCGATCTTGACCTGGAAAGCAGTGGGGAAATCGTGTATGCTATTTGACAGCAGCGAGGCAATGCGTATCATCAGTCGTGCTCAGATCGTTTGTTGCGCCGCAGGTTACCGAGATAATTAGAGAGACAGGGGGGAGGTATCTGCTGGAGATGCTGCTCGTGTCTGATGCCGTGATGCCCCCCTTTTTTTCATCCTGTTATGTTTGGCTGTTGTTTGGTTGTGGTGCACCTCCAGTGTTTTACAACAGTTTGGCCCTTCGGAATTGGTTGTGCTAGAACCTCGTCCATCTGAGAAGACCCTTTGTTTTTGCATCCCCAGCTAAGAGAGTGAAGTACTTGTATAATTATACTGTTTGTGTCATATGTATTTGGtgtaggaaaataaagaaactcCATTGCCCGTTCTTGTTCCTTCCGTGTCTCACGAATTTTTTCAGAACCCTCTCAATTTTAGTGTCTTTTTGGCTGCTGTATCTCACGGCTGAATCACCAAGGCACAATATTTTAAACGACTGTCGCCTATTTAAATCTTTACATATTTAGTGGTTCCGTGCATTCATAATTGGGATGGACCCTCTCGTTCGTCGAATATCAAAGTGGAGTTAGAGAGATGCTGAAGGGGATAACATTAGATATAACGGGCAGCATGATGTTAGGCGATGGAAAACGTTGAAGGATCGACGAGAAAGAGATATGATGTATTAGAGAtggctaagggtgtgtttggtttggcttttggctttgcttttgccccctaaaagccaaaagccaaccaaagggctggatccaggaagcagctttttctaaaagccgactttctcgtagtgcaaaactgaaagcacccctggacctgcttttagtggcttttggatggaactgtgaaaacatatatcgaagaacttttaacgaattttactggtttccaccaaacgatttttagctttttaacagcacacagcctacagcagctttttccacagctcacagcccaaccaaacagaccctaagccACGTCGCTGACCTTCGGAGTTGGGTGTAGGCAGGCGAGGATAATTTAGCTCATGTACCCTTTTGATTGGGATTATAGATTTTTGGTAATCTAGCTCAGAAAACAGAACTAATCACACCCGAAATGTATACAACTCAATCTCTAATATTTACATGGCATAATAGAAGATTCGaaataaaaaaaaagagaaaaaaatccTTTTACCTGTGCACCACTATAAAATATCGTAATTACTTAAAATTTAATATATTGGTAGAGTAAATAATAAAATATATCTATATTTTTTAAAAGATTTTTTTATAGTTTGATTACAAGGCAGTTGCATATAAAACTTGATTACACAACAATTTTTCGG is a genomic window of Zea mays cultivar B73 chromosome 5, Zm-B73-REFERENCE-NAM-5.0, whole genome shotgun sequence containing:
- the LOC100191972 gene encoding SnRK2.10, with the protein product MDRAALTVGPGMDMPIMHDGDRYELVRDIGSGNFGVARLMRNRADGQLVAVKYIERGEKIDENVQREIINHRSLRHPNIIRFKEVILTPTHLAIVMEYASGGELFERICNAGRFSEDEARFFFQQLISGVSYCHSMQVCHRDLKLENTLLDGSTAPRLKICDFGYSKSSVLHSQPKSTVGTPAYIAPEVLLKKEYDGKVADVWSCGVTLYVMLVGAYPFEDPDEPKNFRKTIQRILGVQYSIPDYVHISPECQNLVSRIFVADPATRITIPEIRNHPWFLKNLPADLMDDSTMSKQYEEPEQPMQSMDEIMQILAEATIPAAGPHGLNQFLNDGLDLDDDMDDLDSDTDLDLESSGEIVYAI